A stretch of Sulfitobacter sp. THAF37 DNA encodes these proteins:
- the yidC gene encoding membrane protein insertase YidC produces the protein MDEQNKNLILATALSFIVILAWFVLFPPPEPETAVDGSAPTAEQSTAGAPPVAPADTATAPVTESGDAVSLADAPRVNIETPRLTGSISLIGGRVDDLKLKDYRTTLADDAPIVTLLSPQGTNDAYYALQGWAAGSGLDPAAVPGPDTEWTLTEGDTLGVDSPVTLTWDNGAGQIFTRTISVDDNYMFTLGQSVVNNGEAPVNLAPYGMIVQHTQPDDLENFFILHEGAVSIANGELIETDWDDIAESETNARWGRQAIVNEGVTNGWIGFTDHFWQAILIPDQGEPFDEALTYDARSDVYRAITRQPTQTVAAGGQASMTTQLFAGAKEWAILRSYEDAGVPKFIDSIDWGWFFFLTKPIFWLLHELNKLIGNMGIAIIGLTLLIKAILFPLAYKSYVSMAKMKELQPQMEKLKKDAGDDRQKLQQGMMELYRKEKVNPAAGCLPILLQIPIFFSLYKVIFVTIELRHAPFFGPFQDLSAPDPTSLFNFYGLLPWAAPEAGTIMALVFIGVLPLLLGISMWLQQKLNPAPTDPTQQMIFAWMPWVFMFMLGSFASGLVVYWIANNTITFTQQYLIMRSQGYKPDLMGNIMGTFKRKPKPDAKK, from the coding sequence ATGGACGAACAGAACAAGAATCTCATCCTCGCGACGGCGCTCAGCTTTATCGTGATCCTTGCATGGTTCGTGCTGTTCCCGCCCCCTGAGCCTGAGACCGCGGTGGATGGGTCCGCCCCCACGGCTGAGCAAAGCACCGCGGGCGCCCCGCCCGTGGCCCCGGCGGATACCGCCACCGCCCCCGTCACGGAAAGCGGCGATGCCGTATCACTGGCCGATGCACCCCGTGTGAACATCGAAACACCGCGGCTGACCGGCTCCATCTCCTTGATCGGGGGGCGGGTCGACGACCTGAAGCTCAAGGACTACCGCACCACGCTGGCGGACGATGCGCCCATCGTGACACTGCTGTCGCCGCAGGGCACGAACGATGCCTACTATGCCCTTCAGGGCTGGGCCGCAGGCAGCGGGCTGGATCCCGCCGCCGTCCCCGGACCGGACACGGAATGGACCCTGACCGAAGGCGATACATTGGGCGTGGATTCCCCCGTGACCCTGACCTGGGACAACGGCGCGGGCCAGATCTTTACCCGCACGATCTCGGTCGACGACAACTACATGTTCACCCTGGGCCAGAGCGTCGTCAACAACGGCGAGGCGCCGGTGAACCTCGCCCCCTACGGCATGATCGTACAGCATACCCAGCCCGACGACCTGGAGAATTTCTTCATCCTCCACGAGGGCGCGGTCTCCATCGCGAACGGCGAACTGATCGAAACAGACTGGGATGACATCGCGGAATCCGAAACCAATGCCCGGTGGGGCCGCCAGGCCATCGTCAACGAGGGCGTCACCAACGGCTGGATCGGCTTTACCGACCATTTCTGGCAGGCGATCCTGATCCCTGACCAGGGCGAACCCTTTGACGAGGCACTGACCTACGACGCCCGGTCGGATGTCTACCGCGCGATCACCCGCCAGCCCACGCAGACCGTGGCCGCCGGCGGTCAGGCCAGCATGACGACCCAGCTTTTCGCCGGGGCCAAGGAATGGGCCATCCTGCGCAGCTACGAGGACGCCGGGGTGCCGAAGTTCATCGACAGCATCGACTGGGGCTGGTTCTTTTTCCTGACCAAACCGATCTTTTGGCTGCTGCACGAGCTGAACAAGCTGATCGGCAACATGGGCATCGCCATCATCGGCCTGACCCTGCTGATCAAGGCGATCCTGTTCCCGCTGGCCTACAAGTCCTACGTCTCCATGGCCAAGATGAAAGAACTGCAGCCGCAGATGGAGAAGCTGAAGAAAGATGCAGGCGACGACCGCCAGAAGCTTCAGCAGGGCATGATGGAGCTGTACCGCAAGGAAAAGGTGAACCCGGCTGCGGGCTGTCTTCCGATCCTGCTGCAAATCCCGATCTTCTTTTCGCTCTACAAGGTGATTTTCGTAACCATCGAGCTGCGCCACGCGCCCTTCTTCGGACCGTTCCAGGACCTCAGTGCGCCTGACCCGACCTCGCTGTTCAACTTCTACGGGCTTTTGCCCTGGGCCGCGCCCGAGGCGGGCACGATCATGGCGCTGGTCTTTATCGGCGTCCTGCCGCTGCTGCTGGGCATTTCCATGTGGCTTCAGCAAAAGCTGAACCCGGCGCCCACCGATCCCACGCAACAGATGATCTTTGCCTGGATGCCCTGGGTGTTCATGTTCATGCTGGGCAGCTTTGCCAGTGGCCTGGTGGTATACTGGATCGCGAACAACACGATCACCTTCACCCAGCAGTATCTGATCATGCGCAGCCAGGGGTACAAGCCGGACCTGATGGGCAACATCATGGGCACGTTCAAACGCAAACCCAAGCCGGACGCAAAGAAATGA
- a CDS encoding MOSC domain-containing protein, protein MTTVTQLFRHPLKSHGREELQTVALTAGQAMPYDRLWAVAHDHSKADGSEWAKCVNFSIGTKAPKLAAINAVLHPDGETLTLTHPDRPDLSFRPDSEGARLIEWVQPLVPEDRAQPDRILRLTGRGFTDTDYASVSLCNMASHRAVEGKAGTDLSNLRWRGNIWFDTGLPWDELDWIGKDVTVGGAVLRVREPIRRCLHTAANPATGERDVDTLGLLNTWDHQDFGVYAEVIRSGPVATGDKVELT, encoded by the coding sequence ATGACCACGGTCACACAGCTCTTCCGTCACCCTTTGAAAAGTCACGGACGCGAAGAGCTGCAGACCGTGGCCCTGACCGCCGGTCAGGCGATGCCCTATGACCGGCTCTGGGCTGTGGCGCATGACCACTCCAAGGCGGATGGGTCGGAATGGGCGAAATGCGTGAATTTCAGCATCGGCACCAAGGCCCCCAAACTGGCCGCGATCAATGCCGTTCTGCACCCGGATGGCGAAACCCTGACATTGACCCACCCGGACCGGCCCGATCTGAGCTTCCGTCCCGACAGCGAGGGCGCGCGGCTGATCGAATGGGTGCAGCCGCTGGTGCCCGAGGACCGGGCGCAACCCGACCGCATCCTGCGGCTGACAGGCCGCGGTTTCACCGACACCGACTATGCCTCGGTCAGCCTTTGCAACATGGCCTCGCATCGCGCGGTCGAAGGAAAGGCGGGCACCGACCTGTCGAACCTGCGCTGGCGCGGCAACATCTGGTTCGACACCGGCCTGCCCTGGGACGAACTGGACTGGATCGGCAAGGACGTGACCGTCGGCGGCGCGGTGCTGCGGGTACGCGAACCGATCCGGCGCTGCCTGCATACGGCTGCCAACCCCGCGACCGGGGAACGCGACGTGGACACGCTGGGCCTTCTCAACACCTGGGACCATCAGGATTTCGGCGTCTACGCCGAGGTGATCCGCTCGGGTCCCGTGGCGACGGGCGACAAGGTGGAGCTGACCTGA
- the yihA gene encoding ribosome biogenesis GTP-binding protein YihA/YsxC produces the protein MQLPFPVAEDPDTQTLEKGRLLFAGETVFVKGVVAMDGLPPADRMEVCFAGRSNVGKSTLINALTGTKALARASNTPGRTQEINYFTAGDGHYLVDLPGYGYANAPLPVVEKWQRLLKQYLGGRQTLRRAFVLIDARHGVKKVDDEILSLLDSAAVTFQVVLTKADKVKEKDRAKVLDQVRGALSKHPAAYPEIVVTSSEKGWGIPTLRAIIATLE, from the coding sequence ATGCAACTGCCCTTCCCCGTCGCAGAGGACCCCGACACCCAGACGCTTGAAAAGGGCCGGTTGCTGTTCGCGGGCGAGACTGTCTTTGTGAAAGGCGTGGTCGCCATGGACGGGCTGCCGCCCGCCGACCGGATGGAGGTATGTTTTGCCGGGCGGTCAAACGTAGGCAAATCGACGTTGATCAACGCGCTGACCGGGACCAAGGCGCTTGCGCGGGCGTCGAACACACCGGGCCGCACGCAGGAGATCAACTATTTCACTGCCGGTGACGGTCACTACCTCGTCGATCTGCCCGGCTATGGCTATGCCAACGCCCCCCTGCCGGTGGTGGAAAAATGGCAGCGCCTGCTGAAGCAGTACCTCGGCGGCCGCCAGACCCTGCGCAGGGCCTTTGTGCTGATCGACGCGCGCCACGGGGTCAAGAAGGTCGACGACGAGATCCTGTCGCTGCTGGACAGTGCCGCCGTGACCTTTCAGGTCGTCCTGACCAAGGCCGACAAGGTCAAGGAAAAGGACCGCGCAAAGGTGCTGGACCAGGTGCGCGGGGCGCTGTCGAAACACCCCGCGGCCTATCCCGAAATCGTCGTCACCTCTTCGGAAAAGGGCTGGGGCATCCCCACGCTTCGTGCCATCATCGCGACGCTGGAATAG
- the argB gene encoding acetylglutamate kinase, with protein sequence MRKQDMNRDWIATAKTLSQALPYMQRYADATVVIKLGGHAMGSDEAMDEFARDVTLMRQVGVNPVIVHGGGPMINAMLDRLNIQSEFVDGKRVTDAATMEVVEMVLSGLVNARIVQAISEQGGRAVGLSGKDSGLIVCEHEDPRLGLVGRPTRVNPRILRDMADKGIIPVIAPLGMGDGGETFNINGDTAAGAIAAALKADRLLLLTDVAGVKNAEGEVLTELTAAQIREMVVDGTIAGGMIPKTETALEALEGGVRAAVILDGRAPNACLLELFTEHGAGSIIRQG encoded by the coding sequence ATGAGAAAACAAGACATGAATCGCGACTGGATCGCCACCGCCAAGACCCTCAGCCAGGCTTTGCCCTACATGCAACGCTACGCCGATGCGACCGTTGTGATCAAACTTGGCGGTCACGCCATGGGCAGCGACGAGGCGATGGATGAATTCGCCCGCGATGTGACGCTGATGCGCCAGGTCGGGGTGAACCCGGTGATCGTCCACGGCGGCGGTCCGATGATCAATGCCATGCTGGACCGGCTGAACATCCAGTCCGAATTCGTGGACGGCAAACGGGTCACAGATGCGGCGACCATGGAAGTGGTCGAGATGGTCCTGTCCGGCCTGGTAAATGCCCGCATCGTGCAGGCCATTTCCGAACAGGGCGGGCGCGCTGTGGGCCTTTCCGGTAAGGATTCCGGCCTGATCGTCTGCGAACACGAAGACCCGCGCCTGGGGCTCGTGGGGCGGCCCACCCGCGTGAACCCCCGCATTCTGCGCGACATGGCGGACAAGGGGATCATCCCGGTGATCGCACCGCTGGGCATGGGCGACGGGGGCGAGACCTTTAACATAAACGGCGACACCGCCGCCGGTGCCATCGCCGCAGCACTCAAGGCCGACCGGCTGTTGCTGCTGACGGATGTGGCCGGGGTCAAGAACGCCGAAGGCGAGGTCCTGACCGAACTGACCGCCGCGCAAATCCGCGAGATGGTCGTGGACGGCACCATCGCGGGCGGCATGATCCCCAAGACCGAGACTGCGCTTGAGGCACTGGAGGGCGGCGTGCGGGCTGCCGTGATCCTGGACGGTCGCGCGCCAAATGCCTGCCTCCTGGAGCTGTTCACCGAACACGGTGCGGGCAGCATCATCCGGCAGGGATGA
- a CDS encoding ferredoxin, translated as MNLSALQDGARERSLSILGGFHPVPSDDVPRASETILLLGPDEPAFWPAFRNSPEAEDGGADPMDRWSRRVIGGWAETLGARALFPFGGPPFLPFYSWALRSGRVHASPVQFLVHDTAGMMVSFRGALALTERIALPEPPPAPCDTCVERPCVTACPVGALTPAGYDVPACKSYLDTPAGSACLTGGCRVRTACPVSHRFGRLAAQSEYHMRQFKGA; from the coding sequence ATGAACCTGTCCGCGCTTCAGGACGGCGCGCGGGAAAGGTCGCTGAGCATCCTGGGCGGCTTCCACCCCGTACCTTCAGATGATGTGCCGCGGGCCTCCGAGACGATCCTGCTGCTGGGCCCCGACGAACCGGCCTTCTGGCCCGCGTTCCGCAACAGCCCGGAGGCGGAAGACGGTGGCGCCGACCCCATGGACCGCTGGTCGCGCCGGGTGATTGGCGGCTGGGCCGAGACACTGGGCGCGCGGGCGCTTTTTCCCTTTGGCGGCCCGCCGTTCCTGCCCTTTTACAGCTGGGCGCTGCGCAGCGGGCGGGTGCATGCCTCTCCGGTACAGTTCCTTGTGCACGACACCGCGGGGATGATGGTGTCCTTCCGGGGGGCATTGGCCCTGACGGAACGGATTGCCCTGCCTGAGCCGCCGCCCGCACCTTGCGACACCTGCGTCGAAAGGCCCTGTGTCACCGCCTGCCCGGTGGGCGCGCTGACGCCAGCGGGGTACGATGTGCCCGCGTGCAAATCCTACCTCGATACGCCTGCCGGGTCCGCTTGCCTGACTGGCGGCTGCCGCGTGCGCACCGCCTGCCCCGTCTCGCACCGCTTCGGGCGGCTGGCGGCGCAATCCGAATACCACATGCGCCAGTTCAAAGGGGCCTGA
- a CDS encoding histidine phosphatase family protein translates to MKRLILMRHAKSDWSGASLNDHDRSLNARGRSSAHALGDWLRQEGLIPDEVLCSSATRTRETLTLLALPEGIETSFARKLYLASMDEILVQLQRAQGDTVLVLGHNPGIGMCADAIVTAPPDHPQFMAYPTGATLVADFEIDDWSAVGWHRGKSAHFVVPREL, encoded by the coding sequence ATGAAACGCCTGATCCTGATGCGTCACGCGAAATCCGACTGGTCGGGCGCAAGCCTGAACGACCATGATCGCAGCCTGAACGCGCGGGGGCGCAGCAGCGCGCACGCCTTGGGCGACTGGCTGCGGCAGGAGGGTCTGATCCCGGACGAGGTGCTGTGCTCCTCGGCCACGCGCACCCGCGAGACGCTGACCCTCCTGGCCCTGCCCGAGGGGATAGAGACGTCCTTTGCCCGCAAGCTCTACCTCGCGTCCATGGACGAGATTCTGGTGCAGTTGCAGCGGGCGCAGGGCGACACGGTGCTGGTGTTGGGCCACAACCCCGGCATCGGGATGTGCGCGGATGCAATCGTGACCGCACCGCCCGATCACCCGCAGTTCATGGCCTATCCCACCGGCGCCACCCTGGTCGCCGATTTCGAGATCGACGACTGGTCCGCCGTCGGCTGGCACAGGGGAAAGTCCGCACATTTTGTCGTGCCACGGGAGCTTTGA
- a CDS encoding amino acid ABC transporter ATP-binding protein: protein MATATQMKVSDEVAISIQNMNKWYGTFHVLRDIDLTVYRGERIVICGPSGSGKSTLIRCINALEEHQKGRIEVDGTVLSSDLKNIDKIRSEVGMCFQHFNLFPHLTILENCTLAPIWVRKTPKKEAEETAMHFLEKVKIPDQADKYPGQLSGGQQQRVAIARSLCMRPRIMLFDEPTSALDPEMIKEVLDTMIELAEEGMTMLCVTHEMGFARQVANRVIFMDQGQIVEQNEPEEFFNNPQSPRTQLFLSQILGH, encoded by the coding sequence ATGGCCACTGCAACGCAAATGAAAGTGTCGGACGAGGTCGCGATCTCGATCCAGAACATGAACAAGTGGTACGGGACGTTCCATGTGCTGCGCGACATCGACCTGACGGTCTATCGCGGTGAAAGGATCGTCATCTGCGGCCCCTCGGGGTCGGGCAAGTCCACGCTGATCCGCTGTATCAACGCGCTGGAGGAACACCAGAAGGGCCGGATCGAAGTGGACGGCACTGTGCTGTCCTCGGACCTCAAGAACATCGACAAGATCCGGTCGGAGGTGGGGATGTGTTTTCAGCACTTCAACCTTTTCCCGCATCTGACCATCCTTGAAAACTGCACGCTGGCGCCGATCTGGGTGCGCAAGACGCCCAAGAAAGAGGCCGAGGAAACGGCGATGCATTTCCTCGAAAAGGTCAAGATCCCCGACCAGGCGGACAAATACCCCGGCCAGTTGTCGGGCGGCCAGCAGCAGCGCGTCGCCATCGCGCGGTCCTTGTGCATGCGGCCCCGGATCATGCTTTTCGATGAGCCGACGTCGGCGCTGGACCCCGAGATGATCAAGGAGGTCCTGGACACGATGATCGAGCTGGCCGAGGAGGGCATGACCATGCTGTGCGTGACGCACGAGATGGGTTTTGCCCGTCAGGTGGCGAACCGCGTGATCTTTATGGATCAGGGCCAGATCGTGGAGCAGAACGAACCGGAAGAGTTCTTCAACAATCCGCAGTCGCCCCGGACACAGCTGTTCCTCAGTCAGATCCTGGGGCACTAG
- a CDS encoding amino acid ABC transporter permease, whose translation MSDTHAESVAFVRETAIPPAAPPSTAIGPVKWVRDNLFPTWANALLTIAAIYLIWLLLSSTLPWILGGIWNTNSLAACREILDGRSAACFSVLTDRWHQLLYGFKYPSELYWRPNLALLMLFLAAAPVLFFDLPRKLLIFTGLYPFIAYWLIWGGTILTPLLALAGFVVGYFVYARFVKSSFAKGFFGGIAAALIIWFIGGALIPEDASSSAMLEAIPSRDLGGFMLNLMLGVTCVSLSLPIGIALALGRQSNMPLIKGISVVFIEFIRGVPLITLLFVASVMLAYFFPPESTVDLFLRVVIMITMFASAYIAEVIRGGLAALPKGQYEAADSLGLDYAQAIRLIILPQALKISIPGIVNIAVGLFKDTTLVSVISLFDIVGMIRGPILASTDWNGVYWELFMFASILFFVVCYGISQYSQWLERRLATDHR comes from the coding sequence ATGTCGGACACACACGCAGAATCCGTCGCATTTGTTCGGGAAACCGCAATTCCGCCCGCTGCGCCGCCCTCGACCGCGATAGGGCCAGTCAAATGGGTGCGTGACAATCTGTTTCCCACCTGGGCCAATGCGCTGCTGACCATCGCCGCGATTTATCTGATCTGGCTGCTGCTGTCATCGACCCTGCCCTGGATCCTGGGCGGCATCTGGAACACCAACAGCCTCGCTGCCTGCCGCGAAATCCTCGACGGCAGGTCCGCCGCCTGTTTCTCCGTCCTGACGGACCGTTGGCACCAGTTGCTCTACGGTTTCAAATATCCGTCGGAGCTTTACTGGCGGCCCAACCTGGCGCTGCTGATGCTGTTCCTCGCGGCCGCACCGGTCCTGTTCTTCGATCTGCCGCGCAAGCTGCTGATCTTTACCGGGCTCTACCCGTTCATCGCCTATTGGCTGATCTGGGGCGGGACCATCCTGACCCCATTGCTGGCGCTTGCCGGGTTCGTCGTCGGTTATTTTGTCTATGCGCGTTTCGTGAAAAGCAGTTTCGCCAAAGGGTTCTTTGGCGGGATCGCCGCTGCGCTGATCATCTGGTTCATCGGCGGCGCTCTCATTCCGGAGGACGCCTCCAGCTCCGCGATGCTGGAAGCCATCCCCAGCCGGGATTTGGGCGGCTTCATGTTGAACCTGATGCTGGGCGTGACCTGTGTTTCGCTGTCGCTGCCCATCGGGATCGCGCTGGCGCTGGGTCGGCAATCGAACATGCCGCTGATCAAGGGCATCAGCGTGGTCTTTATCGAGTTCATTCGCGGTGTGCCGCTGATCACCCTGCTGTTCGTCGCAAGCGTGATGCTGGCCTATTTCTTTCCGCCCGAATCCACCGTGGACCTGTTCCTGCGGGTCGTGATCATGATCACCATGTTCGCTTCGGCCTATATCGCCGAAGTGATCCGCGGCGGACTGGCCGCGTTGCCCAAGGGTCAGTACGAGGCGGCGGATTCGCTGGGGCTGGACTATGCCCAGGCCATCCGCCTGATCATCCTGCCCCAGGCGCTGAAGATCTCGATCCCGGGTATCGTGAACATCGCGGTGGGTCTGTTCAAGGACACCACGCTGGTTTCGGTGATTTCGCTGTTCGACATCGTGGGGATGATCCGGGGTCCGATCCTGGCCTCCACGGACTGGAACGGGGTCTACTGGGAACTGTTCATGTTCGCCTCGATCCTGTTCTTCGTCGTCTGCTACGGCATCTCGCAATATTCGCAGTGGCTCGAACGCCGCCTTGCGACAGATCATCGTTAA
- a CDS encoding amino acid ABC transporter permease (The N-terminal region of this protein, as described by TIGR01726, is a three transmembrane segment that identifies a subfamily of ABC transporter permease subunits, which specificities that include histidine, arginine, glutamine, glutamate, L-cystine (sic), the opines (in Agrobacterium) octopine and nopaline, etc.) has translation MTTLTDPPKESFRLSMLLNDTRYRSLTLQAIAALLLALAIAYLGNNLIQNLRAAGLNISYDFLGNPSNYDINQTLIDYSSRSSHLRAAVVGILNTLLVAFLACLTATIFGVIAGVLRLSPNWLVRKLMAVYVEIFRNIPVLIWIIIIFTLMTASMPAPSAFRGDDPASTMLLGAFAFTNRGVYIPAPVWGAGSLVVLGVFVLSVIGAFIYRRYATKLLYDTGRLLPMLWPSLAILLLPSILVYFILGSPIGLEYPELRGFNFGGGIKIGAPLIALWFALSIYTGAFIAENVRAGILSVSKGQTEAAAALGLRPGRIMNLVVLPQALRVIIPPLISQYLNITKNSSLAIAVGYADVTATLGGITLNQTGRAIECVLLLMLFYLTISLLISAFMNVYNNATKLKER, from the coding sequence ATGACAACACTCACCGACCCTCCTAAGGAGTCGTTCCGGCTTTCTATGCTGTTGAACGACACGCGCTATCGGTCGCTGACCTTGCAGGCCATCGCGGCGCTGCTGCTGGCGCTGGCAATCGCCTATCTCGGCAACAACCTGATCCAGAATCTCAGGGCTGCCGGGCTGAACATCTCGTATGATTTTCTTGGCAATCCGTCGAATTACGATATCAACCAGACCCTGATCGACTATTCGAGCCGTTCAAGCCATTTGCGTGCCGCCGTCGTCGGCATCCTGAACACCTTGCTGGTTGCCTTTCTGGCCTGTCTGACCGCAACGATCTTCGGTGTGATCGCCGGCGTGCTGCGGCTTTCTCCCAATTGGCTCGTGCGCAAACTGATGGCGGTCTACGTTGAGATATTCCGCAACATCCCGGTGCTGATCTGGATCATCATCATCTTCACGCTGATGACCGCCTCGATGCCCGCCCCCAGCGCGTTCCGCGGGGACGATCCGGCCTCAACCATGCTGCTGGGCGCCTTCGCCTTTACCAACCGCGGTGTCTATATCCCCGCGCCGGTCTGGGGGGCAGGGTCCTTGGTGGTGTTGGGCGTCTTCGTTCTGTCGGTCATCGGCGCTTTCATCTACCGCCGCTACGCCACCAAGCTGCTTTACGACACCGGTCGCCTGCTGCCCATGCTCTGGCCGTCCTTGGCGATCCTGCTGCTGCCTTCGATCCTGGTGTATTTCATCCTGGGGTCGCCCATCGGTCTTGAGTACCCCGAGTTGAGGGGTTTCAACTTCGGTGGCGGCATCAAGATCGGCGCGCCTCTGATCGCGCTGTGGTTCGCGCTGTCCATCTACACCGGTGCCTTCATCGCCGAAAACGTTCGCGCGGGCATCCTGTCGGTTTCCAAAGGCCAGACCGAAGCCGCCGCGGCGCTGGGTCTGCGTCCGGGACGGATCATGAACCTCGTGGTGCTGCCACAGGCGCTGCGTGTGATCATCCCGCCGCTGATTTCGCAGTACCTCAACATCACAAAGAACTCGTCGCTGGCAATTGCCGTGGGCTATGCCGATGTCACCGCGACGCTGGGCGGCATCACCCTGAACCAGACCGGTCGGGCCATCGAATGCGTCCTGCTGCTGATGCTGTTCTACCTGACGATCTCGCTTCTGATCTCGGCGTTCATGAACGTCTACAACAACGCCACCAAGCTGAAGGAGCGTTGA
- a CDS encoding amino acid ABC transporter substrate-binding protein has product MNKSAIFGALTVAGLAAGAAGAATLDDVKARGTLNCGVTTGLIGFAAPDANGEWKGFDVAVCRAVAAAVLGDATAVEFVPTTGKTRFTALASGEIDMLARNTTWTFSRDVDLKFDFIGVNYYDGQGFMVPKALGVSSAKDLDGATVCIQTGTTTELNLADFFRVNNISYEPVPIETNAEAQQQYLAGACDVYTTDASGLAATRAAFENPGDHVLLPEIVSKEPLGPLVRHGDNEWGDVVRWTLNALISAEELGVSSANVNEMASSTTNPEIARLLGTEGTLGEMLGLDADWAKRAIESQGNYGEIFATNIGEDTPIGLARGLNAQWTDGGLLYSPPFR; this is encoded by the coding sequence ATGAACAAATCTGCAATTTTCGGTGCATTGACCGTTGCGGGTCTGGCTGCCGGTGCTGCCGGTGCCGCCACGCTTGACGACGTCAAGGCACGTGGCACACTGAACTGTGGCGTGACGACCGGTCTGATCGGTTTCGCCGCGCCGGATGCAAACGGCGAATGGAAAGGCTTCGACGTCGCAGTCTGCCGCGCAGTCGCCGCTGCGGTCCTGGGGGATGCGACAGCTGTCGAATTCGTCCCGACCACCGGCAAGACCCGTTTCACCGCGCTCGCCTCGGGCGAGATCGACATGCTGGCACGTAACACCACATGGACCTTCTCCCGCGATGTTGACCTGAAATTCGACTTTATCGGCGTCAACTACTACGACGGTCAGGGCTTCATGGTACCCAAGGCGCTTGGCGTGTCCTCGGCCAAGGATCTGGATGGCGCGACCGTCTGCATCCAGACCGGCACAACCACCGAGCTGAACCTCGCGGACTTCTTCCGCGTGAACAACATCAGCTACGAGCCGGTTCCGATCGAAACCAACGCCGAAGCGCAACAGCAGTACCTTGCCGGTGCCTGCGACGTCTACACGACAGACGCATCCGGCCTGGCCGCGACGCGCGCCGCGTTCGAGAACCCCGGCGACCACGTCCTGCTGCCCGAGATCGTTTCGAAAGAGCCGCTGGGCCCGCTGGTCCGTCACGGCGACAACGAATGGGGCGACGTGGTCCGTTGGACCCTGAACGCGCTGATCTCTGCCGAAGAGCTGGGTGTGTCCTCGGCCAACGTCAACGAAATGGCATCTTCGACCACCAATCCCGAAATCGCGCGCCTTCTGGGCACCGAGGGGACGCTGGGCGAGATGCTGGGCCTCGACGCGGACTGGGCCAAGCGCGCAATCGAAAGCCAGGGCAACTACGGTGAGATTTTTGCCACGAACATCGGCGAAGACACTCCCATCGGTCTGGCACGCGGGCTGAACGCCCAGTGGACAGACGGCGGCCTGCTTTACAGCCCGCCCTTCCGGTAA
- a CDS encoding ATP12 family chaperone protein: MSDWKAKRFWKDATVVPAPQGHTVELDGRPVKTPAKQPLILPTQAMAKAVAAEWDAQEGVIDPNLMPVTRTANSAIDKVASQHAEVAEMLSDYGDSDLLCYRADTPEELVKRQKAHWDPMLDWAAEVLGARLEPRVGIMHQPQDPDALEVLRRRTHAMNNFELAAFHDLVSLSGSLVLGFAATMGARDIEVLWDISRLDEAWQAEQWGRDDAAEALAEVKKAAFLHAWRMFALCQAE, from the coding sequence ATGAGCGACTGGAAGGCCAAGAGGTTCTGGAAGGACGCGACAGTGGTGCCCGCGCCGCAAGGGCATACCGTCGAACTGGACGGGCGCCCGGTCAAGACGCCCGCGAAACAGCCGCTGATCCTGCCGACACAGGCGATGGCCAAGGCGGTCGCCGCCGAATGGGACGCGCAGGAGGGGGTGATAGATCCCAACCTGATGCCGGTGACGAGAACCGCAAATTCCGCGATCGACAAGGTCGCGTCCCAGCATGCCGAGGTGGCAGAGATGTTGTCCGACTATGGCGACAGCGATCTATTGTGCTACCGCGCCGACACGCCCGAGGAACTGGTGAAGCGGCAGAAGGCGCACTGGGACCCCATGCTCGACTGGGCGGCAGAGGTGCTGGGCGCGCGGCTGGAACCCCGCGTGGGCATCATGCATCAGCCGCAGGACCCCGATGCGCTGGAGGTGCTGCGTCGCCGGACCCATGCGATGAACAACTTCGAATTGGCCGCCTTCCACGATCTTGTCAGCCTGTCGGGGTCTCTCGTGCTGGGCTTTGCCGCGACCATGGGGGCGCGCGACATCGAGGTGCTGTGGGATATTTCCCGTCTGGACGAGGCGTGGCAGGCCGAGCAATGGGGCCGGGATGACGCTGCGGAAGCCCTGGCCGAAGTCAAGAAGGCTGCCTTTCTGCACGCATGGCGCATGTTCGCATTGTGCCAGGCGGAATAG